A stretch of the Zeugodacus cucurbitae isolate PBARC_wt_2022May chromosome 6, idZeuCucr1.2, whole genome shotgun sequence genome encodes the following:
- the LOC128922462 gene encoding ficolin-2-like — translation MVTSLVLLVKATLLVVFLATASAYILNEEFSTRPLPSNCVEAMCFAGSEAKSGIYQIRLPLKGWEDRPFYVYCLLDGNGGDPRLVVHRRQSGHIDFNRNWNDYKVGFGNLETNFWIGLDKLHALTQVQLNELQIELHDFNDTVKYAHYDSFAVGGENEKYALNILGKYSGSASDSLIGTHDGQKFSTYDQDNDNSTLNCAEDYKAGWWYNDCYDSNLNGEYLNNNNKSNGKGIIWRKWRGGNYSLKYAHMAIRPRDRDDISVQC, via the exons ATGGTCACTTCATTGGTATTGTTGGTGAAGGCTACGCTGTTGGTGGTCTTCTTGGCTACCGCTTCGGCGTATATATTGAACGAGGAGTTCAGTACGAGACCTCTACCTTCCAACTGTGTGGAGGCAATGTGCTTTGCAGGTTCAGAGGCCAAAAGCGGCATTTACCAAATTCGCTTACCATTAAAAGGTTGGGAGGATCGACCCTTCTACGTTTACTGTTTACTCGATGGCAATGGTGGTGACCCCAGATTGGTGGTGCACCGTAGACAGAGCGGACACATCGACTTCAATCGCAACTGGAATGATTATAAAGTTGGCTTCGGAAACTTGGAGACAAATTTCTGGATTGGTTTGGACAAACTGCATGCTCTCACACAAGTGCAACTTAATGAGCTACAAATCGAATTGCATGATTTCAACGATACCGTTAAGTACGCCCACTACGATAGTTTCGCGGTAGGCGGGGAAAACGAAAAATACGCATTGaatattttgggaaaatatTCTGGCAGTGCAAGTGATTCCTTGATAGGTACTCACGATGGCCAAAAGTTCAGTACATACGACCAGGATAACGATAATTCCACTTTGAATTGTGCGGAGGATTACAAAGCTGGCTGGTGGTACAACGACTGCTACGACAG TAATCTAAATGGTGAGTAtcttaataacaacaataaatcaaaTGGGAAAGGCATCATCTGGAGAAAATGGCGCGGCGGCAATTATTCGTTGAAATATGCTCACATGGCCATAAGACCAAGAGATAGAGATGACATAAGTGTACAGTGTTGA